One window from the genome of Leucobacter aridicollis encodes:
- a CDS encoding ABC transporter ATP-binding protein produces the protein MKNLVGTLVQLFRFLPKGAGRYYVWYSIATGLLAVLDTAALGLIVLIITPLASAQPIKLPFYGEVPESATVWIVALVCVLFILKGVFAVTLHWFATRRFARYELEVGDALFRGYTRSSWEKRSELSTAEVTRIVDSSMANTTMGFILPLSLVPGNALTFISVLVVLVLAQPVTALVAFVYLGTISFLMLVVVTRKSQQAGRVNRDSAYRVATIMTEMVDALKEVVLRDKLDEVGRVISKNRRIATRARANVSFLSVVPKYGFEAALIGGFVVVGVSAYLTGGVSGAVVAISLFAATGFRMIPAMNAVQSSFTTASANLPYARDVIRELTAIEDPRIRTEEREDRELLPAAPGELCFSNVSFRYPGGEQDALRGISLRIPFGSSLAIVGPSGSGKSTLIDLMLGLSSPTSGEIAIDTVDLDTVMLQWRRRVGYVPQRVALFDASIAQNVALTWEMDYDEDRVVAALHRANLEGLVTRGDGIRERIGERGAAISGGQQQRLGIARALYADPFVMVMDEATSSLDTATENRITESMRELHGAVTFITVAHRLATIRDYDQVCYIHDGEMLAVGTFDEVVARVPEFKVQAQLAGLIAE, from the coding sequence ATGAAGAACCTAGTAGGGACACTGGTGCAGCTGTTCCGGTTCCTGCCGAAGGGCGCCGGGCGCTACTACGTCTGGTATTCGATCGCGACGGGGTTACTTGCCGTCCTGGATACGGCGGCGCTTGGGCTCATCGTGTTGATCATTACGCCGCTTGCGAGTGCGCAACCGATCAAGCTTCCCTTCTACGGTGAGGTGCCCGAAAGCGCCACTGTGTGGATCGTCGCGCTTGTGTGCGTGCTATTCATCCTGAAGGGCGTGTTCGCCGTGACGCTGCACTGGTTCGCGACGAGGCGATTCGCCCGCTATGAACTCGAGGTTGGTGACGCGTTGTTTCGCGGGTACACCCGGTCGAGTTGGGAGAAGCGCTCGGAACTCAGTACCGCCGAGGTCACCCGAATCGTCGATAGCTCGATGGCGAATACCACGATGGGTTTCATCCTGCCGCTGTCACTTGTCCCCGGAAATGCGCTGACGTTTATCTCGGTGCTCGTGGTTCTCGTGCTTGCCCAGCCCGTTACCGCACTCGTGGCGTTCGTGTACCTCGGTACGATCTCCTTCCTCATGCTCGTAGTCGTGACTCGAAAATCGCAGCAGGCAGGCAGAGTGAACCGTGATTCGGCGTACCGCGTGGCAACGATCATGACGGAGATGGTCGACGCGCTCAAGGAAGTGGTTCTGCGCGACAAGCTTGATGAGGTTGGCCGCGTGATCTCGAAGAATCGACGCATCGCTACCCGGGCGCGTGCAAACGTGTCATTCCTGAGCGTCGTGCCAAAATACGGGTTCGAAGCTGCCCTCATCGGAGGATTTGTCGTGGTGGGGGTGAGCGCGTACCTCACGGGCGGTGTGTCTGGCGCGGTTGTCGCGATCTCGCTGTTCGCGGCCACCGGCTTCCGTATGATTCCGGCGATGAACGCGGTGCAGTCGAGCTTCACGACGGCGTCAGCAAACTTGCCCTATGCCCGAGACGTCATCCGCGAACTCACGGCGATTGAAGACCCGCGCATCCGTACCGAGGAGCGCGAGGACCGCGAGTTGCTGCCCGCAGCTCCCGGGGAGCTTTGCTTCTCGAACGTGTCGTTTCGCTACCCGGGAGGGGAACAGGACGCGCTGCGCGGGATTAGTCTGCGGATCCCGTTCGGATCGTCGCTCGCAATTGTCGGCCCGTCAGGGTCAGGGAAATCTACGCTCATTGACTTGATGCTCGGCCTCAGTAGCCCGACATCCGGCGAGATTGCCATCGACACCGTTGACCTCGACACGGTCATGTTGCAGTGGCGCCGTCGCGTGGGCTATGTCCCGCAGCGCGTCGCGCTATTCGATGCCTCGATCGCGCAGAATGTGGCGCTGACCTGGGAGATGGACTATGACGAGGACCGAGTCGTTGCCGCGCTTCACCGGGCCAACCTCGAGGGGCTCGTGACTCGGGGTGACGGGATCCGTGAGCGAATCGGCGAGCGCGGCGCCGCGATCTCTGGCGGCCAACAACAGCGCCTAGGGATTGCCCGCGCGCTGTACGCTGACCCATTTGTAATGGTCATGGACGAAGCCACGAGCTCGCTCGACACTGCGACCGAGAACCGCATTACCGAGTCGATGCGCGAGCTCCACGGTGCCGTCACATTCATCACTGTCGCGCACCGCCTCGCGACGATCAGAGACTACGACCAGGTTTGCTACATTCATGACGGCGAGATGCTCGCTGTCGGCACGTTCGATGAGGTCGTTGCGCGCGTGCCAGAGTTCAAAGTTCAAGCACAACTCGCAGGATTGATTGCAGAATGA
- a CDS encoding glycosyltransferase family 4 protein gives MGTARASVWGRLRNWLVLARLRQRGVGFPDVAPPDSARSRVFIGPANSAGQAYRWARALEEAHPEFTVTSAQFGTTNPFAFPVDMHTHLGYAAASLTWQQRQLAALGGYRAVLIESNRSVLAGSGSNTVPAEVERLTAQGVQVGLVFHGSDIRDPAAHMRTEPDSFFAVDSDLTAALVETTARSRRTLARTNCRVFVSTVDLLSDIPNATWLPVVISPEVWATTTPPLAHGGVPRVVHVPSSSVIKGTDLIEPKLRALHEQGIIDFVSVRGVSHEAMVDLYRGADVVLDQFRGGPYGVAACEAMAAGRILISHVPDRHRLLELTGAELPIIEATHETLVTVLGQTLSDPVEAQRVAALGPDYVRRIHDGSWSGRVLADWLDEGKTA, from the coding sequence ATGGGCACTGCCAGAGCCTCGGTGTGGGGACGCTTGCGGAACTGGCTCGTTCTCGCTCGGCTGCGGCAGCGTGGAGTCGGTTTTCCTGACGTCGCGCCGCCCGATTCCGCGCGGTCACGAGTGTTCATCGGCCCGGCGAACAGCGCCGGTCAGGCGTACCGGTGGGCCAGGGCGCTTGAGGAAGCCCACCCCGAATTCACGGTCACGAGCGCGCAGTTCGGGACAACGAACCCGTTCGCGTTTCCTGTGGACATGCACACCCACCTTGGCTACGCGGCGGCCTCGCTTACCTGGCAGCAACGCCAGCTCGCGGCGCTTGGTGGATATCGCGCAGTGCTTATCGAGTCGAACCGGAGCGTGTTAGCTGGCAGCGGCAGCAACACCGTACCTGCGGAAGTCGAACGCCTGACAGCGCAGGGAGTGCAGGTCGGCCTGGTGTTCCACGGCAGCGACATCCGAGACCCGGCAGCGCACATGCGCACGGAACCGGATTCGTTTTTCGCTGTCGACTCCGACCTCACCGCTGCACTCGTTGAAACCACGGCTCGGAGCCGGCGTACCCTCGCACGTACGAACTGTCGGGTTTTTGTCTCGACGGTCGACCTGCTCAGCGATATCCCCAACGCGACCTGGCTGCCAGTGGTGATCTCGCCCGAGGTTTGGGCCACGACGACGCCTCCGCTCGCTCACGGTGGGGTCCCTCGCGTCGTGCATGTCCCGTCGAGTTCAGTCATTAAGGGGACCGACCTCATCGAGCCGAAGCTGCGGGCGCTGCATGAGCAAGGCATCATCGACTTCGTCAGTGTGCGTGGGGTCTCCCACGAGGCCATGGTCGACCTCTACCGCGGCGCCGATGTCGTGCTCGACCAATTCCGTGGCGGGCCATACGGGGTCGCTGCGTGCGAGGCAATGGCGGCGGGACGAATCCTCATCTCGCACGTGCCGGACCGTCACCGGCTGCTGGAACTCACCGGGGCGGAGCTGCCGATCATTGAGGCTACCCATGAGACGCTGGTGACAGTGTTGGGGCAGACGTTGAGTGACCCGGTGGAGGCCCAGCGCGTCGCCGCCTTAGGGCCGGACTACGTCCGGCGGATTCACGACGGCAGCTGGAGTGGGCGAGTGCTCGCCGACTGGCTTGATGAAGGGAAAACGGCATGA
- a CDS encoding DegT/DnrJ/EryC1/StrS family aminotransferase, with translation MTLEFIPAAKPLIGDEEREAVDRVLRSGMIAQGPEVVAFEREFADHFVSGRETVAVNSGTSGQHLGLLAAGVGPGDEVIVPSFTFAATGNSVALSGATPVFVDIEPTYFTLDPAAVRAAITPRTKGIMPVHLYGHPFLVDEIEAIANEHGIAIFEDAAQAHGASWKGRPVGTIGDFAMFSLYPTKNMTSGEGGMVSCATGEIARNVRVLRNQGMEKQYENEAIGFNARMTDIHAAIGRVQLTKVDAWTAQRQRNAALLDAGLAEISGVTTPTVAPGAVHVYHQYTIRVDAGERDRLHTALKDEYSIGSGVYYPIPNHRLPSLAQFAPGLDLPETERAAREVLSLPVHPSLAEADIARIVDAVSTLIGG, from the coding sequence ATGACTTTGGAGTTCATTCCCGCGGCCAAACCACTGATTGGTGATGAAGAGCGCGAAGCCGTCGACCGCGTGCTGCGGTCCGGGATGATCGCCCAGGGCCCCGAAGTTGTCGCTTTCGAACGCGAGTTTGCTGACCACTTCGTCTCAGGGCGAGAAACGGTTGCCGTGAATTCTGGTACCAGTGGCCAACACCTGGGCCTGCTCGCCGCCGGAGTAGGACCCGGTGACGAAGTCATCGTGCCCTCGTTCACGTTCGCTGCGACGGGTAACTCTGTCGCGTTGTCGGGGGCTACCCCGGTGTTCGTCGACATTGAGCCCACGTACTTCACGCTGGATCCCGCCGCTGTGCGCGCCGCGATCACGCCGCGGACTAAAGGCATCATGCCCGTGCACCTCTATGGGCACCCCTTCCTTGTTGACGAAATCGAAGCCATCGCGAACGAGCACGGCATCGCGATCTTCGAGGATGCCGCGCAGGCCCACGGAGCCAGCTGGAAGGGCCGTCCGGTGGGTACCATCGGCGACTTTGCAATGTTCAGCCTCTACCCGACCAAGAACATGACATCGGGTGAGGGTGGCATGGTGAGCTGCGCAACTGGCGAGATTGCGCGCAACGTCCGAGTGCTCCGGAACCAGGGCATGGAGAAGCAATATGAGAACGAGGCCATCGGCTTCAACGCTCGAATGACTGACATTCATGCGGCGATCGGCCGGGTCCAGCTCACCAAAGTTGATGCGTGGACGGCGCAGCGCCAGCGTAACGCTGCCTTGCTCGACGCTGGGCTCGCTGAAATCTCTGGGGTGACGACGCCGACGGTCGCTCCGGGAGCTGTTCACGTGTACCACCAGTACACGATCCGCGTTGACGCTGGAGAACGTGATCGGTTGCACACCGCGCTGAAAGACGAGTACTCGATTGGGAGCGGCGTTTACTACCCGATCCCGAATCACCGACTGCCATCGCTCGCGCAGTTTGCCCCGGGACTCGACCTCCCCGAAACCGAGCGTGCGGCACGCGAGGTGTTGTCGCTGCCGGTGCACCCTTCGTTGGCCGAAGCCGACATTGCACGAATTGTCGACGCCGTATCCACTCTGATCGGCGGCTGA
- a CDS encoding cell wall-binding repeat-containing protein codes for MTSKKFSRAALGVVVLAGLLGTAIGGPAGDAPAQAMTNAAPEVPSDPKLPAESGEPNDGLDPNLPAPGDEDLTGPETDVEVDGEAADPELSEPLPDDEVGTADVPTADAPQLLRAAPLAATPFTETRNTRLSGANRYATAAAVSRHAYPKTADTVILVNGMDFPDSLAAGALSARLGAPMLLTDHAHLPQETLAELKRLRPKEVIVVGGDGVVSAAVFNQARNLAGSAVRLGGTDRYTTAVAVSKHGWRTSKDVFVATGTDFADALAAAAAAGKLRVPVLLVPGNAASAPASVIAELKRLGATSMRIAGGTGAVSTAMQRSLAGSGSVTRYAGIDRYDTAAKIARGVYAPGVSSTYWANGLGFADALAGAAAAGARGSVLLLTRADCVPTISYAANDAVAPADTYLLGGPGVLADTVRNGNECMTKPSGVSAADWELVERMYAKINASRYSEKLGALRVADSYRGAPAQSWAGQLGTGPAKQQPGLWAKQPWVRYQTTAVVSGSGNRADRALALMQTTGAGTRWLTLPNGGARGYVSIGMKTTGGKTAAVVFLGAGLNK; via the coding sequence ATGACATCGAAGAAGTTCAGCCGTGCCGCCCTTGGCGTGGTCGTGCTCGCAGGGCTCCTCGGAACGGCGATCGGCGGTCCGGCCGGCGATGCCCCCGCGCAAGCGATGACCAACGCGGCCCCTGAAGTGCCGTCGGATCCGAAGCTCCCGGCAGAGTCAGGGGAACCAAACGATGGTCTCGACCCCAACCTGCCCGCCCCGGGCGACGAAGATCTGACAGGCCCCGAAACCGATGTAGAGGTTGACGGTGAAGCCGCGGACCCGGAACTCAGCGAGCCGCTCCCTGACGACGAGGTTGGCACGGCTGACGTGCCAACTGCTGACGCACCCCAGCTGTTGCGTGCCGCGCCGCTCGCGGCGACCCCGTTCACAGAGACGCGCAACACTCGCCTCTCGGGCGCGAACCGGTACGCCACAGCAGCAGCGGTATCGCGCCACGCCTATCCGAAGACCGCCGACACGGTGATTCTCGTCAACGGCATGGATTTTCCTGACTCGTTGGCGGCTGGCGCGCTCTCGGCCAGACTGGGGGCGCCGATGCTGCTCACGGACCATGCACATTTGCCACAGGAGACCCTTGCCGAGCTGAAGCGCTTGCGGCCCAAGGAAGTCATCGTCGTCGGCGGTGACGGTGTCGTGTCCGCCGCGGTCTTCAACCAGGCCCGCAATCTTGCTGGAAGCGCAGTGAGGCTTGGGGGCACAGACCGCTACACGACGGCAGTCGCCGTGTCTAAGCACGGCTGGCGGACGTCGAAGGATGTCTTCGTTGCCACCGGAACGGATTTCGCTGACGCGCTCGCCGCAGCCGCTGCGGCTGGCAAGCTGAGGGTGCCGGTGCTGCTCGTCCCCGGAAACGCGGCGTCGGCACCCGCGAGCGTGATCGCTGAACTGAAACGGTTGGGTGCCACTTCGATGCGAATCGCCGGCGGCACGGGGGCGGTAAGCACCGCGATGCAACGGTCACTTGCCGGCTCTGGGTCGGTCACCCGCTATGCCGGAATCGACCGGTACGACACCGCGGCGAAGATTGCTCGAGGTGTTTACGCGCCCGGGGTGTCATCGACGTATTGGGCGAACGGATTGGGCTTTGCTGACGCGCTCGCGGGGGCTGCTGCTGCCGGCGCGAGGGGGAGCGTACTCTTGCTCACCCGCGCGGACTGTGTGCCGACCATAAGCTACGCCGCGAACGATGCCGTTGCCCCGGCGGACACCTACCTGCTCGGAGGGCCAGGGGTGCTGGCAGACACGGTGCGCAACGGCAATGAGTGTATGACGAAGCCGAGCGGTGTCTCGGCCGCCGACTGGGAGCTTGTCGAACGTATGTACGCGAAGATCAACGCGTCGAGGTACTCCGAAAAGTTGGGGGCGCTCCGTGTCGCGGACAGTTACCGTGGCGCTCCAGCTCAGTCCTGGGCTGGTCAGCTCGGTACAGGTCCGGCCAAGCAGCAGCCCGGTCTCTGGGCCAAGCAGCCATGGGTGCGCTACCAGACTACAGCGGTAGTGAGCGGCTCCGGTAACCGGGCCGACCGGGCGCTCGCACTCATGCAGACGACTGGGGCGGGCACCCGCTGGCTCACCCTGCCGAACGGCGGCGCTCGAGGCTACGTGAGTATCGGGATGAAGACTACCGGCGGCAAAACCGCAGCGGTCGTGTTTCTTGGTGCTGGGCTGAACAAGTAG
- a CDS encoding LGFP repeat-containing protein: protein MNSSARNAILALVAMVALLLPNASAAPAEAAPVTGFEAGNIISDTLFYDGNAMTAAQVQTFLNKRVPECWLGRPGYEVGKQVMWGGPTTLASKCTKDYVAKTQTRASNAYCAAYAGGGNETVAQIIAKVGKACGVSQQALLVMLEKEQGLITDPWPNNAQYSSAMGYACPDSGPGGTANCDPKKGGFFEQVYGAAWQLKVYEAFPNNYNYKPYATSFIRWDTEVSCGGKDVYLENRATAALYIYTPYQPNKASLDAGWGEGDECSSYGNRNFFNLFKAWFGTPNGQFEATGKILDYWTVHQQWLGKPTANAVTSNANGGGRSQQFAGGIVFEPRASGAKVSGMTKASPILAAFNKAGGVSGSWGWPLEAAANQGTSGNNVMRFQSGSVVESKASGVFLIPTVLVAAWNSSGGFSGSWGYPTAAAKPVGGANYQAFQKGTVGLGGDGKTFLVAHPFGPRWIEEGGVGHALGAPTGKVTSISANGGGKRLDFQRGSMFSSSHGVASLRAGALGDEYLRLGGPASAWGWPNGRYICNAAGTECSMSFSSGVGVWTNARGVVFTEGSAPASPGTKPGAGESVVGGTV, encoded by the coding sequence GTGAATTCGTCAGCCCGAAACGCCATACTCGCACTCGTGGCGATGGTCGCGCTGCTCCTGCCCAACGCCTCCGCCGCGCCGGCTGAGGCCGCGCCAGTGACAGGTTTCGAAGCTGGCAACATTATCTCAGACACGCTGTTTTATGACGGTAACGCGATGACAGCTGCGCAGGTGCAAACGTTTCTGAATAAACGGGTACCGGAGTGTTGGCTTGGCCGACCTGGGTACGAGGTCGGCAAACAGGTCATGTGGGGCGGCCCAACGACGCTCGCGTCCAAGTGTACGAAGGACTACGTCGCGAAGACACAGACCCGCGCCTCGAACGCGTACTGCGCCGCGTACGCTGGCGGAGGCAACGAGACCGTGGCGCAGATCATTGCGAAGGTCGGCAAAGCCTGTGGGGTCAGTCAGCAAGCGCTGCTGGTAATGCTTGAGAAAGAGCAGGGCCTCATCACTGATCCTTGGCCGAACAACGCGCAATACTCCAGTGCTATGGGATATGCCTGCCCCGATAGTGGGCCGGGGGGCACCGCAAACTGCGACCCAAAGAAGGGTGGCTTCTTCGAGCAGGTGTACGGTGCCGCGTGGCAGCTGAAGGTCTACGAGGCTTTCCCGAACAACTACAACTACAAGCCATATGCGACTAGTTTCATTCGATGGGACACCGAAGTGTCGTGCGGAGGCAAAGACGTATACCTCGAGAACCGTGCGACCGCAGCGCTGTACATCTACACGCCCTATCAGCCGAACAAGGCTTCGCTCGACGCCGGTTGGGGCGAGGGCGACGAGTGTTCGAGCTATGGCAATCGCAACTTTTTCAATCTGTTCAAGGCATGGTTCGGTACTCCCAACGGCCAGTTCGAGGCGACCGGAAAGATTCTCGACTATTGGACTGTGCACCAGCAGTGGCTCGGGAAGCCGACCGCAAACGCGGTGACCTCGAATGCAAACGGCGGTGGCAGGAGCCAACAGTTTGCGGGAGGGATCGTCTTTGAACCGCGCGCATCTGGCGCAAAGGTCTCAGGGATGACCAAGGCGAGCCCAATCCTCGCTGCCTTCAACAAGGCCGGCGGCGTTTCCGGGTCTTGGGGCTGGCCGCTCGAGGCTGCGGCGAACCAGGGGACGTCCGGCAATAACGTGATGCGGTTCCAGTCTGGTTCGGTCGTAGAGTCCAAAGCTTCGGGAGTGTTCCTTATCCCAACGGTACTTGTTGCCGCCTGGAACAGCTCGGGCGGCTTCTCTGGAAGCTGGGGCTATCCCACGGCCGCCGCAAAGCCCGTAGGTGGGGCAAACTACCAGGCGTTCCAGAAGGGGACCGTTGGGCTCGGTGGTGACGGCAAGACTTTCCTCGTTGCGCACCCATTCGGGCCGCGCTGGATCGAAGAGGGGGGCGTTGGGCATGCGCTCGGTGCACCGACGGGCAAGGTCACGAGTATCTCGGCAAACGGGGGCGGTAAGCGCCTTGACTTCCAGCGCGGATCGATGTTCTCCTCGTCCCACGGCGTTGCGTCGCTTAGGGCGGGGGCGTTAGGTGATGAGTATCTTCGCCTCGGGGGTCCGGCAAGCGCGTGGGGCTGGCCGAACGGGAGGTACATCTGCAACGCCGCCGGAACCGAATGCAGCATGAGTTTTAGCTCGGGTGTCGGGGTCTGGACGAACGCGCGCGGCGTCGTATTCACCGAGGGAAGTGCACCCGCGTCACCGGGAACGAAACCCGGCGCTGGCGAATCGGTAGTAGGGGGCACGGTATGA
- a CDS encoding glycosyltransferase family 2 protein, with protein sequence MNPGASGSPARAHDDTDVWVVIPLYNEAAVIAEVVEGLLPTFPNVVCVDDGSTDGSGVIAAGAGARLVSHPINLGQGAALQTGFDFALERDARFVVTFDADGQHRAEDAVAMVERARTEDVAIVFGSRFLDDRTNPGVLKKIVLKTAVWVTNVTTRTKLTDAHNGLRVIREDALRQIKLRQDRMAHGTEIVVQLGRTGLPFVEQPVEVLYTDYSKAKGQSLLNSVNILVDLLIR encoded by the coding sequence ATGAACCCAGGTGCCTCGGGCAGCCCAGCGCGCGCTCATGACGACACAGATGTCTGGGTCGTTATCCCGCTTTACAACGAAGCTGCGGTCATCGCGGAGGTGGTTGAGGGCTTGCTGCCCACATTCCCGAATGTCGTGTGTGTCGACGACGGCTCCACCGATGGTTCCGGAGTCATTGCAGCGGGTGCCGGGGCGCGCCTTGTTTCGCACCCCATCAACCTTGGTCAGGGTGCCGCGCTCCAAACCGGGTTCGACTTCGCTCTTGAACGGGACGCGCGATTCGTTGTCACGTTCGACGCTGACGGCCAGCATCGCGCCGAAGACGCCGTCGCCATGGTTGAGCGCGCGAGAACAGAGGACGTTGCGATTGTCTTCGGCTCCCGGTTTTTGGATGACAGAACTAATCCAGGTGTCCTCAAGAAGATTGTCCTTAAGACCGCGGTGTGGGTCACAAACGTCACGACCCGAACAAAACTCACTGACGCCCACAACGGCTTGCGGGTCATTCGAGAAGATGCACTACGGCAAATCAAGCTACGGCAAGACCGCATGGCACACGGTACCGAGATTGTCGTTCAGCTCGGGCGGACTGGGCTCCCGTTCGTCGAGCAGCCCGTTGAAGTCCTGTACACGGACTACTCCAAGGCCAAGGGCCAATCCTTACTTAACTCCGTCAACATTCTCGTTGACCTTCTGATTCGGTAG
- a CDS encoding DUF2304 domain-containing protein has product MLFQALLIALVIIITVFAVRSLPGEKSLAVKRLIALLFVAAAILAILFPQLLSAVANFFGIGRGTDLLLYLFVVAGLVFAVLTIRAKARSDARVTELARAVALMEARLTEPEGTPRP; this is encoded by the coding sequence ATGCTTTTCCAAGCGCTCCTCATTGCCCTTGTCATAATCATTACCGTGTTTGCAGTCCGGAGTTTGCCGGGCGAAAAGTCACTGGCGGTCAAGCGTCTCATCGCGCTTCTGTTCGTCGCCGCCGCGATTCTAGCGATCCTATTCCCCCAGTTGCTCTCCGCTGTTGCGAATTTCTTTGGAATCGGACGCGGCACCGATCTCCTGTTATACCTCTTTGTGGTTGCGGGTCTCGTCTTCGCAGTTCTCACGATTCGGGCGAAAGCAAGGAGCGACGCTCGCGTCACTGAGCTCGCTCGAGCCGTCGCACTCATGGAGGCTCGTCTCACTGAGCCGGAAGGCACACCCCGCCCGTGA
- a CDS encoding DUF6541 family protein gives MTEWLALLFPLTCSLALVATLGLPAALALGARGFTLALLTIPAAFAVISVASIALPLAGLTWTPVTVCASGVGLALLLLIARRWLGSQNEPPSRAARFWPVSAAAAIGGAAIAVSLVLGIKGPSHVSQSYDAIFHLNAVRFILDTGSASPFDMTLATSPDAAVYYPTPWHGFVALIVQLSGASIPLATNAAVFTVACVVWPIGAVALGRAVAGPSMRVTLVSGILAAAFPSFPLLLVRYGVLYPNLLATALIPFAFVALLALLNLGPARTSFAASNGTRIVLFLGALGAASTAHPNAFFALVVVSLPAVFVSAYRGWRRPGQEQLGTRVAIALGLLALCGAIGFLWLRATTSDNGWEGTKSFPAAVWDAFGSSPRLEGHAWVLTALVVIGAIIAIGQRRHRWLIISYAALLLLFGVANGLPASALRTALIGLWYNDAWRLAAILPLAAIPLAVLGLSTLAALIHVGWLRWRALLGRDPATGRAAAAGAAVLLALAATQGSGIYAAVQAVSSRYDPVGNPILLSEDEETLLKRLDEHVPADTVLAANPWNGGSLAYAISDREVLVAHTGGLLTPEVAELTSNLADGGARVCELAADLNVEFVLDFGERYVFPGTPRAEPFAGISGVEDSSILTEVDREGDAVLFEITGCSQ, from the coding sequence GTGACCGAGTGGCTCGCCCTGCTGTTTCCGCTGACCTGCTCGCTCGCGCTGGTCGCGACCCTTGGGCTCCCCGCGGCCCTTGCTCTCGGGGCCCGGGGGTTCACACTCGCATTACTCACAATCCCGGCTGCGTTCGCGGTGATCTCCGTTGCGAGCATCGCGCTCCCGCTCGCGGGCCTCACGTGGACCCCCGTGACAGTCTGTGCTTCCGGTGTCGGGCTCGCACTGTTGCTGCTCATTGCGCGTCGCTGGCTCGGTTCTCAGAACGAGCCGCCAAGCCGGGCGGCCCGGTTCTGGCCTGTGTCAGCGGCGGCAGCCATCGGCGGGGCAGCAATCGCTGTGTCACTCGTGCTCGGAATCAAGGGGCCAAGCCACGTTTCACAGTCCTACGACGCGATCTTCCATCTCAACGCTGTCCGCTTCATCCTCGACACAGGCTCCGCTTCGCCGTTTGATATGACGTTGGCCACTTCGCCGGATGCTGCGGTGTACTACCCAACTCCTTGGCATGGCTTCGTCGCGCTCATCGTGCAACTATCTGGTGCCTCGATCCCGCTCGCCACAAACGCAGCGGTGTTCACAGTTGCCTGCGTCGTGTGGCCTATCGGCGCCGTCGCCCTCGGGCGTGCCGTCGCGGGGCCATCCATGCGTGTAACACTCGTGTCGGGAATACTCGCAGCGGCATTTCCGTCGTTTCCGCTTCTCCTCGTGCGATACGGGGTGCTCTATCCCAACCTCCTCGCGACCGCGCTCATCCCGTTCGCCTTCGTCGCTCTCCTCGCTCTGCTGAATCTCGGACCGGCGAGGACTTCATTTGCCGCGAGCAATGGCACGCGGATTGTTCTCTTTCTCGGAGCGCTCGGAGCAGCCTCAACAGCCCACCCCAACGCGTTCTTCGCGCTCGTAGTCGTCAGTCTCCCAGCTGTGTTCGTTTCCGCGTATCGTGGTTGGCGACGTCCTGGCCAAGAGCAGCTTGGGACAAGAGTGGCCATCGCGCTGGGCCTATTGGCATTATGTGGCGCGATCGGCTTCCTCTGGCTGCGCGCCACAACTTCCGATAACGGGTGGGAGGGCACCAAGAGTTTCCCAGCGGCCGTTTGGGACGCATTCGGCTCGAGCCCGCGTCTCGAAGGGCACGCCTGGGTGCTTACGGCGCTCGTTGTAATTGGCGCCATTATCGCCATCGGCCAACGGCGTCACCGGTGGCTTATTATCAGTTACGCCGCGCTGTTGCTGTTGTTTGGCGTAGCCAACGGCCTTCCCGCGAGTGCTTTGCGAACCGCACTCATTGGCCTGTGGTACAACGATGCCTGGCGGCTTGCAGCGATCCTGCCGCTCGCCGCAATTCCCCTTGCCGTCCTCGGGCTCTCCACGCTCGCCGCCCTCATCCATGTCGGATGGCTGCGTTGGCGCGCCCTGCTCGGCAGGGATCCTGCCACCGGCCGGGCCGCCGCCGCCGGCGCAGCAGTACTGCTAGCCCTCGCGGCTACTCAGGGCTCCGGGATCTACGCCGCAGTCCAGGCTGTGAGTTCACGTTACGATCCCGTCGGCAACCCCATCCTCCTCTCTGAAGACGAGGAGACATTGCTCAAGCGTTTGGATGAGCATGTGCCGGCCGACACCGTACTCGCGGCGAACCCGTGGAACGGCGGCTCGCTTGCTTACGCGATTAGTGACCGAGAGGTTCTAGTCGCGCATACGGGAGGCTTGTTGACCCCCGAGGTTGCGGAGCTGACTTCCAATCTCGCAGACGGTGGGGCCCGAGTCTGCGAACTCGCCGCAGATCTTAATGTGGAGTTCGTCCTTGACTTTGGTGAACGCTACGTGTTCCCGGGCACTCCTCGTGCTGAGCCCTTTGCGGGCATCAGCGGCGTCGAAGACAGCAGCATCCTCACGGAGGTCGACCGTGAGGGCGACGCCGTGCTCTTCGAAATCACCGGCTGCTCGCAGTAG